Proteins encoded together in one Alphaproteobacteria bacterium window:
- a CDS encoding methyltransferase, translated as MAGTENPVEAGVRRNSLLDGRLELWQPRQGYRSAIDPIVLAAAVAAAPGQRVLDVGTGVGTAALCLALRQPECHISGLEIQPDLAALARRNAEANGCAARFAVHCGDLAAPPPGLDPGFDHVMANPPHQAAERGPASPHAGKDLANREGASGLADWLGFCLTMVAARGSVTVIHRADRLDEVLAGLAGRAGAVVVIPLWPKAGEAAKRVVVQARRGARTPLRLAPGVVLHQADGSATPAAQALLRDGQALVA; from the coding sequence TCGAGGCCGGCGTCAGGCGGAACAGCCTGCTCGACGGTCGCCTCGAGCTGTGGCAGCCGAGGCAGGGCTATCGCAGCGCCATCGATCCCATCGTGCTGGCCGCGGCCGTGGCGGCGGCGCCCGGCCAGCGCGTGCTCGATGTCGGCACCGGCGTCGGTACGGCGGCGCTGTGTCTGGCGCTGCGCCAGCCCGAATGCCATATCAGCGGCCTCGAGATCCAGCCCGATCTGGCGGCCCTGGCGCGGCGGAACGCCGAGGCCAACGGCTGCGCCGCGCGCTTTGCCGTCCATTGTGGCGACCTGGCGGCGCCACCGCCTGGCCTCGATCCCGGTTTCGACCACGTCATGGCCAATCCGCCCCACCAGGCGGCCGAACGCGGCCCGGCCTCACCTCATGCCGGCAAGGACTTGGCCAACCGCGAGGGCGCCAGCGGCCTGGCCGACTGGCTCGGTTTCTGCCTGACCATGGTGGCGGCGCGCGGTTCCGTCACCGTGATCCACCGCGCCGACCGCCTCGACGAGGTGCTGGCCGGGTTGGCCGGCCGGGCCGGTGCCGTGGTCGTCATCCCGCTTTGGCCCAAGGCCGGCGAGGCCGCCAAGCGCGTTGTGGTGCAGGCCCGCCGTGGTGCCAGAACGCCGCTCAGGCTGGCCCCGGGCGTGGTGCTGCACCAGGCCGACGGCAGCGCCACACCGGCCGCCCAGGCGCTGCTGCGCGACGGCCAGGCGCTGGTTGCATAG
- a CDS encoding DNA-binding transcriptional regulator: MVKQYKSDPLASVHETALGLTEAGVMAKQTMKAFDEMCFTPVEELTPEEIRDIRLREKASQAVFARYLNVTTGLVSQWERGERHPRGASLKLLTLVAKKGLQAVA, encoded by the coding sequence ATGGTTAAGCAGTACAAAAGTGACCCGCTGGCTTCGGTTCACGAGACGGCGCTCGGCCTGACAGAGGCAGGCGTCATGGCAAAACAGACCATGAAGGCCTTCGATGAGATGTGCTTCACTCCGGTCGAAGAACTGACGCCGGAGGAAATCCGCGACATCCGGCTACGTGAGAAGGCAAGTCAAGCGGTCTTCGCTCGCTACCTGAATGTCACCACGGGCCTTGTCAGCCAGTGGGAGCGGGGTGAGAGGCATCCCCGTGGCGCGTCCTTGAAGCTCCTGACGTTGGTCGCGAAGAAGGGGTTACAGGCGGTCGCCTAA
- a CDS encoding S49 family peptidase has translation MPLPSFVARLPLGSLWPLRRWRRRPVVAVVRLDGVIGRGGRFREGLDLATLARPLETAFGLRRLAAMALAINSPGGAATQSNLIYKHIRALAEEHEVPVLAFAEDLAASGGYWLACAGDEIFADENSIVGSVGVIFSGFGFTGLMEKLGVERRLHTAGEKKSLLDPFSEEKAADVKRLAALQKDIHESFKELVRQRRGERLKGGARKIFSGDIWSGRQALELGLIDGLGDLRSVCRERFGEEVKFRQIGAERRLLRRLLGRGNLGAARPLARAPAGWADELIAAIEDRALWGRFGL, from the coding sequence ATGCCGTTGCCTTCCTTCGTTGCCAGGCTACCGCTCGGATCCCTGTGGCCGCTCAGGCGTTGGCGCCGCCGTCCGGTGGTGGCCGTGGTCCGGCTTGATGGCGTCATCGGCCGGGGCGGGCGCTTTCGCGAGGGCCTCGACCTGGCCACGCTGGCCCGGCCGCTGGAGACCGCCTTCGGCCTCAGGCGGCTGGCCGCGATGGCGCTGGCCATCAACTCGCCGGGCGGCGCGGCGACGCAATCGAACCTGATCTACAAGCACATCCGGGCCCTGGCCGAGGAACACGAGGTGCCGGTTTTGGCCTTTGCCGAGGACCTGGCGGCCTCGGGCGGCTATTGGCTGGCCTGCGCCGGCGACGAAATATTCGCCGACGAGAATTCCATCGTGGGCTCGGTCGGCGTGATCTTTTCCGGCTTCGGTTTCACAGGGCTTATGGAGAAACTGGGCGTCGAGCGCCGGCTGCACACGGCGGGCGAGAAAAAATCACTGCTCGACCCCTTCAGCGAGGAGAAGGCGGCCGACGTGAAGCGCCTGGCGGCGTTGCAAAAGGATATCCACGAGAGCTTCAAGGAACTGGTCCGCCAGCGCCGCGGCGAACGCCTCAAGGGGGGCGCGCGAAAAATCTTCTCGGGCGATATCTGGAGCGGCCGTCAGGCCCTCGAGCTGGGCCTGATCGACGGCCTCGGCGATTTGCGCAGCGTCTGCCGTGAGCGCTTCGGCGAGGAGGTGAAATTCCGCCAGATCGGGGCAGAACGCCGGCTGTTGCGTAGGCTGCTGGGCCGCGGCAATCTGGGAGCGGCGCGTCCCCTGGCGAGAGCGCCGGCGGGCTGGGCCGACGAGCTCATCGCGGCCATCGAAGACCGGGCGCTGTGGGGCCGCTTCGGGCTTTAG